A region from the Pontixanthobacter aestiaquae genome encodes:
- a CDS encoding helix-turn-helix domain-containing protein — MINRIRDIRKAKGWTLADLAEACDPPTTAQTIGRLETGMRNLSIKWMDRIADALEIDPETLVRSEKASTPQVVAALTDNGAEALKSPAEAILPTELDSGSPLMVLSITISAGEYRSGDQLWMRQLTPDDAGSAINRDVLVPRSGGRFAFGRLIDRQGTLVGILPPGIGEKQQVVDDPAWIAVAEMLVRPL, encoded by the coding sequence ATGATCAACCGCATCCGTGATATCCGCAAAGCCAAGGGCTGGACTCTTGCCGATCTGGCAGAGGCCTGCGACCCGCCCACAACCGCGCAGACCATCGGACGGCTTGAAACCGGAATGCGCAATCTGTCGATCAAATGGATGGACCGGATCGCAGACGCGCTCGAAATCGACCCTGAGACATTGGTGCGGTCCGAGAAGGCCAGCACCCCGCAAGTCGTCGCCGCGCTGACAGACAATGGTGCCGAAGCGCTTAAATCGCCCGCCGAAGCGATATTGCCGACCGAACTCGACAGCGGCAGTCCGTTGATGGTTCTCTCCATCACAATCAGCGCGGGCGAGTATCGTAGCGGCGATCAGCTGTGGATGCGGCAATTGACGCCTGATGATGCCGGAAGCGCGATAAATCGTGATGTTCTGGTTCCGCGTTCCGGTGGGCGCTTTGCATTCGGACGCTTGATAGACCGGCAGGGAACGCTCGTCGGGATATTGCCGCCCGGCATCGGTGAGAAGCAGCAGGTGGTAGATGATCCCGCGTGGATTGCTGT
- a CDS encoding DUF6456 domain-containing protein has product MRRHLVERELTSEGPKRGKARARRRSATVNLAESPLSWLHARGHIDDRLFAAGEKLRADYERAQLGARVTMSWELVRIKGKGAACGLSGTERQIAAKARFDGALAEAGSGLSDILWRVVCAGEGLPQAEKALSWPARSGKLVLKLALDRVADFYRIN; this is encoded by the coding sequence ATGCGCCGCCATTTAGTCGAACGCGAATTGACCAGCGAAGGCCCGAAGCGAGGCAAGGCCCGGGCCCGCAGACGCAGTGCTACTGTCAATCTCGCGGAATCGCCTTTGTCGTGGCTTCATGCGCGCGGGCATATCGATGACCGGCTGTTTGCGGCAGGTGAGAAGCTCCGCGCCGATTACGAACGCGCGCAATTGGGCGCGCGCGTGACGATGAGCTGGGAGTTAGTGCGGATCAAGGGCAAAGGCGCGGCTTGCGGCCTGTCCGGCACCGAACGCCAGATTGCGGCCAAGGCGCGCTTCGATGGGGCGCTGGCTGAGGCAGGGAGCGGCCTGTCCGATATTCTCTGGCGCGTGGTCTGCGCGGGTGAAGGACTGCCCCAAGCCGAGAAAGCACTTTCTTGGCCAGCGCGCAGTGGGAAGCTGGTTCTGAAGTTGGCGCTTGATCGGGTGGCTGATTTTTATCGGATCAATTGA
- a CDS encoding uracil-DNA glycosylase family protein, whose amino-acid sequence MSALHREIAACRICEPHLADGVRPVVQFSDTPQILIIGQAPGSKVHASGIPWDDDSGDRLRAWTGLTKDQFYDPGKVALVPMGFCYPGKASGGDRPPRKECAPQWHDRVLQTLPKDRLTLLVGTYAQAYYLPETRKLSLTERVKRYEEFLPRTLPLPHPAWRSRIWMGKNPWFEADILPVLRKRISDLLN is encoded by the coding sequence ATGAGCGCGCTTCACCGCGAGATTGCTGCCTGCCGGATCTGCGAGCCGCATTTGGCAGACGGCGTTCGCCCGGTGGTGCAGTTTTCCGATACGCCGCAGATTCTGATCATTGGCCAGGCGCCCGGATCGAAAGTCCACGCCAGCGGCATCCCATGGGATGATGATAGCGGCGACCGGCTGCGCGCATGGACCGGACTAACAAAGGATCAATTCTACGATCCCGGAAAAGTCGCGCTCGTCCCGATGGGCTTCTGCTATCCCGGCAAAGCGAGCGGCGGCGACAGACCACCGCGCAAGGAATGTGCACCGCAGTGGCATGACCGGGTGCTCCAAACACTGCCTAAGGATCGTCTGACATTGCTCGTCGGGACATATGCGCAGGCGTATTACCTACCCGAAACCCGCAAATTATCGCTGACCGAGCGCGTTAAGCGCTATGAAGAGTTCTTACCAAGAACCCTACCTCTCCCCCACCCGGCTTGGCGCAGCAGGATTTGGATGGGCAAGAACCCGTGGTTCGAGGCCGATATTCTCCCTGTCTTGCGCAAGCGCATCAGCGATTTACTCAATTGA
- a CDS encoding ABC-F family ATP-binding cassette domain-containing protein — MAQPPILSWEGLGLQQGGRWLFGGPDTDGLDLHIGPRDKLALIGRNGAGKTTLFRMINDQIEADRGERKVKLGTRIVVLEQEPDFTPFDTLMDFALSGENPPEAYEVEAIAGQLGIDMSTPAKGASGGEMRRAAISRALAQDPDLLLMDEPTNHLDLAAIEWLESWLERYKGAFIVISHDRTFLKRLTNATIWLDRGVIRRKDVGFGGYEAWEAEVYAEDARIAHRMDAKLKIEARWLERGVTARRKRNQGRLEKLWQMRAQRAALMDPTGTAKLGLESDDSNKSKSVIVADKVSKSYGDRAIIRDFSLRIQRGDRIGVVGANGAGKTTLLKLLTGELEPDEGTVTIAKTLTGVKIDQQRALLTPDKTVRDVVAEGSDWIDVRGTRKHIQGYLKEFLFDPGIVDTKVATMSGGERSRLLLAREFSRKSNLLVLDEPTNDLDLETLDLLQEVIADYDGTVLIVSHDRDFLDRTVTLTLGLDGSGFVDIVAGGYEDWEKKRSARSKPAKSKTAKTATDAPAPRKSAKQNSKLSYKDQRDYELLPARIEELEAAISKGEAILSNPDLYTRDPQKFADITKGIENARTEKDEAEERWLELAERVEG; from the coding sequence ATGGCACAACCACCGATCCTCAGCTGGGAAGGCCTCGGCCTGCAACAAGGCGGCCGCTGGCTGTTCGGCGGACCTGACACGGACGGTCTCGACCTGCATATCGGCCCGCGCGACAAGCTTGCGCTGATCGGCCGCAACGGGGCGGGTAAGACCACATTGTTCCGCATGATCAATGACCAGATCGAGGCCGATCGCGGCGAGCGTAAAGTGAAACTCGGCACGCGTATCGTGGTGCTGGAGCAGGAACCTGATTTCACGCCGTTCGATACGCTGATGGACTTCGCACTGTCCGGCGAGAACCCGCCCGAGGCCTATGAGGTCGAGGCCATCGCCGGGCAGCTCGGCATTGACATGAGTACGCCCGCAAAAGGCGCCAGCGGCGGTGAAATGCGCCGCGCGGCCATCTCTCGCGCCCTCGCCCAAGATCCCGATCTGCTGCTGATGGACGAGCCGACCAATCATCTCGATCTGGCAGCAATCGAATGGCTCGAAAGCTGGCTGGAACGCTACAAAGGCGCGTTCATCGTCATCAGCCACGACCGGACATTCCTCAAACGCCTGACCAATGCGACGATCTGGCTCGACCGCGGAGTGATCCGGCGCAAGGATGTCGGGTTCGGCGGGTACGAAGCATGGGAAGCCGAAGTCTATGCCGAGGATGCACGGATCGCGCACCGGATGGACGCCAAACTGAAGATCGAAGCCCGCTGGCTGGAACGCGGCGTCACCGCTCGCCGCAAACGCAACCAGGGACGGCTCGAAAAGCTCTGGCAGATGCGCGCGCAGCGTGCCGCGCTCATGGACCCGACCGGAACCGCCAAACTTGGTCTCGAAAGCGACGACAGTAACAAGTCCAAGTCGGTTATTGTCGCTGATAAAGTTTCGAAGTCGTATGGAGACCGTGCAATCATCCGCGACTTCTCGCTGCGCATCCAGCGGGGCGACCGGATCGGTGTCGTGGGTGCAAATGGTGCGGGTAAAACAACCTTGCTCAAACTGCTGACCGGCGAATTGGAGCCCGATGAAGGCACTGTCACAATCGCCAAGACACTGACAGGCGTGAAAATCGACCAGCAACGCGCCTTGCTCACACCCGACAAGACGGTGCGAGACGTAGTCGCAGAAGGCAGCGACTGGATCGATGTGCGCGGCACCCGCAAGCATATTCAGGGCTATCTTAAAGAGTTCCTGTTCGATCCGGGTATCGTCGATACCAAGGTCGCGACCATGTCCGGCGGAGAGCGCTCCCGCCTGCTGCTGGCGCGCGAGTTCTCTCGGAAATCGAACCTGTTGGTGCTGGATGAACCGACCAACGATCTTGATCTGGAGACGCTCGATCTGCTGCAGGAAGTGATCGCCGATTATGACGGTACCGTGCTGATCGTCAGCCACGACCGCGATTTTCTGGACCGGACGGTCACGCTTACGCTCGGGCTGGATGGCAGCGGCTTCGTCGATATCGTTGCCGGCGGCTACGAGGATTGGGAGAAGAAACGCTCGGCACGCAGCAAACCGGCAAAGAGCAAGACTGCAAAAACCGCTACCGATGCCCCCGCCCCGCGCAAATCAGCGAAGCAAAACAGCAAGTTATCATATAAAGACCAGCGCGATTATGAACTGCTGCCCGCCCGGATCGAGGAACTGGAAGCCGCAATCAGCAAGGGTGAAGCGATCCTCTCCAACCCGGATCTTTACACCAGAGACCCGCAGAAATTCGCCGATATTACCAAAGGCATCGAGAATGCCCGCACCGAGAAAGACGAAGCGGAAGAACGCTGGCTGGAGCTGGCCGAACGCGTCGAGGGATGA